The Nonlabens sp. Hel1_33_55 genome contains the following window.
AGCAATCTGCATCGTTGATTGATCATACTAATGTTCAACAACAAACCAATAGTGAAGTGCGATTGCACACGTTCTCTTTTGGCGGTGCATTGACTCGTAACAACTTGAACTTTTTCCAGCGTGGCGAACACTGTAACTCGTTACTTAATGGTGTAACCATTATAGGCAACAAGCAACATGTGGATCATTCTACCTTAGTTCACCATACAGCTCCTAACTGTGAAAGTTATCAGGAATACAAGCAGATTTTTGACGATCGCGCCGTTGGAGTATTTAATGGAAAAGTATTAGTAGACAAGATTGCTCAAAAGATCAATGCCTTCCAGCAGAACAACAACATTCTGGTAAGTGACAAATCAACCATCAATGCAAAACCTCAGCTTGAGATTTTTGCTGATGATGTGCGTTGTTCGCACGGTTGTACGATAGGCCAACTGGACGAGCAGGCCTTGTTCTACATGCAGTCCCGTGGAATAGGTAAAAAAGAAGCTAGAGCCCTATTGATGTTTGCATTTGCCAACTCAGTATTGGAAAGCGTCAAAATTCCAGAGATTAAATCACGCATTACAAAACTCATCGCGACCAAGTTAGGAGTCGAGATTGGATTTGATCTGTAAATGAAATTAAAATAATATTTGAAAGCCCGATCTGTTGATCGGGCTTTTGTTTTTGAGGAATTCAATTTCCCACATCGTACCTTTGTAAACATGCTAGACATCAAAAAAATACGTGCCGATTTCCCCATTCTTAACCGTGAGGTAAACGGTAAGCCATTGGTTTATTTTGACAACGCAGCGACTTCTCAAAAGCCATTGCAAGTGATTGAAAAAATCACTGAATACTATACACTTTACAATGCAAACATCCATCGCGGTGTTCATGCATTGAGTCAGGAAGCCACAGATCTTTTTGAAGCGTCAAGAGAAAAGTGTCGTGCCTTTTTCAATATACCAGAAGCTAGGCTTTGCATTTTCACTTCAGGAAATACGCATAGTATTAACGCAGTAGCTAGTGGAGCCCATGTTTTTGTAAAGAAAGGTGATGAAGTCATTGTAAGTGCCGTAGAGCATCATTCTAACATTGTTCCATGGCAGATGTTGTGTGAGCGCGTTGGGGCTTTTCTTAAGGTGATTCCGGTAATGGATAATGGTGAGTTGGATATGAAAGCATATCACGATCTGCTGAATCCCAAAACAGCCTTTGTTGTTGTCAATCATATTTCAAATGCTTTGGGTGTTACCAATCCTGTAAAGGAAATCATAGCTGGCGCACACAAGCATCAAGCGAAAGTCTTGATCGATGGTGCACAATCCTGTGGTCACATGAAAGTAGATGTTCAAGACCTCAACGCAGATTTCTATACCATGGCAGGACATAAAATGTGTGGCCCAACGGGAATTGGTTTGCTTTATGGAAAAGAAGAAGCGCTCAATGAATTGCCGCCTTATCAAGGTGGTGGCGAGATGATCGACCAAGTAAGTTTTGAAAGAACCACTTACGCAGGATTACCACATAAATTTGAAGCTGGAACGCCTAACATTGCTGGTGGGATTGCACTAGGAGCAGCGGTAGATTACCTCAACAGTATAGGCATGGATAACATTGCCGAATATGAGCATGAACTACTGGTTTATGGAACAGAGCAAATCAAAACCATTCCAGGAGCTATCATCTATGGCGATGTAGCTGACAAAGCGGCGGTCATTTCGTTCAATATAGAAGGCCTGCATCCCTATGACATTGGAACTATAGTAGACAAGTTGGGAATTGCCGTTCGTACCGGTCATCACTGTGCCCAGCCTGTTATGGAGCGCTACCAGATCGCTGGAACCATCAGGGCTAGCTTTGCTTTTTACAATACCAAACAGGAGATTGATGTTATGGTACAAGCTTTGCATCGTGCAGTAAAGATGTTATCTTAACATCACTAATCACATAATTATGAAAGCTAATTTTC
Protein-coding sequences here:
- a CDS encoding aminotransferase class V-fold PLP-dependent enzyme → MLDIKKIRADFPILNREVNGKPLVYFDNAATSQKPLQVIEKITEYYTLYNANIHRGVHALSQEATDLFEASREKCRAFFNIPEARLCIFTSGNTHSINAVASGAHVFVKKGDEVIVSAVEHHSNIVPWQMLCERVGAFLKVIPVMDNGELDMKAYHDLLNPKTAFVVVNHISNALGVTNPVKEIIAGAHKHQAKVLIDGAQSCGHMKVDVQDLNADFYTMAGHKMCGPTGIGLLYGKEEALNELPPYQGGGEMIDQVSFERTTYAGLPHKFEAGTPNIAGGIALGAAVDYLNSIGMDNIAEYEHELLVYGTEQIKTIPGAIIYGDVADKAAVISFNIEGLHPYDIGTIVDKLGIAVRTGHHCAQPVMERYQIAGTIRASFAFYNTKQEIDVMVQALHRAVKMLS